One Leptolyngbya sp. SIO1E4 genomic window, AGCAAATTGGTCAGGCGGGGCAGATTACGAATCAAGGAGCCAAACCCTGTGAATACTAATGGCGATTGCAAAGAGGCCGCATCGCCAACTGCAACTAAGCGATCAAAGGCTACGGTGCGCTCCTGTTTACTCACGCTGAAATGGCCTGGAATGTAGCCAAAGGTAGGTTTCCGCCAGGTGAGTTTGTCTAGGTTACAACGGCGATACTCCGGCAAAATATGGAAAAAATCCTCATACATTGTGAGCAGAGAACCCGGATTATCTGCATGAATTTCGTGGTAGTGGAAAAGGTAAATGGTGAGTTCATCTCCTTTGCCTGGGAAAAGCTCCCAAATGAGCTGTCGTCCTCGTGAAATGTCGCCATGGCTGAATAACACATCGCCGTATGTAGAGTCCCAAACACTGGGTTCAAACCCTCCAGAAATGCAGGCTCCTACAGTCGGGCAAACGCTGTCAAACGCCCGACCATTATTAAGCTGCCAGGCAATTGGGGATGCTGTCCCCATGGCATCCACCAAAAGTCTTCCTTGGGCAATCCGAGGGTCACCCGTAGGTAAATGACGTCCATGCACCGTGACGCAGTCGGTGCTCACCTCAGCCAATTCAAACTCGGTTTGGTCCCAAATAGTGCCCCCTGCAGCCGTTAGTTTGTCACCACATCGCTTCAGCAGAGCCTCAGAGTCAAGGGCAATGTTGAGGACTGTCGGGGTATGCAAAATTGGGGCTTTAGCGACGGTTGGGTTGTTGGCATCAAAAAACTTGTTGAAGCCATCTTCATATTCACGAGCAATCAGCGCCTCAAACTCTTCCTGGCTGAACAACCCTAAGTCAATGAGGCTTTGAAATTCCTGGCGAGAGATATTCCATTCTCGGTGCATACGCCCAAACGGCAGTCGCTCAAGCAACAGCACCCTATACCCCAGGTTTGCCATGACGGCTGCATGAATCACCCCCAAGGCACCGCCAACATATACCAGGTCATAGTGATTATCTGGATCAACGGTGAGATTTGTTTGGGGGCGATCGCCTGCCTGAAAAATAACTTGCTTAGGGGTCTGAGGCGCTTTGACACTTTCACGCCAGCGTTTTTCCCACCAATACACTCGCTGTAAGTCGGCCTCGCCATTGGGCATCCGCTGAAAGTAGGTCACCGTCTTGGGATAGTGAGTCGCGAGGGCTTCAAAAATAGTCTCCCGTTGAGGGGAAAAGGGCGGTAGCTGTGGGTATTCGGGCGGGAAAGCTTGACGAATCTGCTGCGTCAGCTGCTGGGTGAGGCGATTTTCTTGAGGGAGGGGGTGATCGGCCCACCGAAAGGCTTTAAGGTAAGTGGTTCGCTGCAGCGACCACACGATGACTGAAAGCGCTGTGGGCAGAGACTCAGGAGTATCGCGATCGCCAAGCTTAATCCGAATTCCATCAGGAGTAGGAATGACTTGACCTACACACGGGGTAAATTTTTCCTGAAGCCAGGATTCGACCGCAGCCATGTCAGGCGTCGGCACCTCTAAATAAAGCAGCTCTTTCATTACAGTGAAAATTGATCAGGCGTCTCAAAAAGTTGCAACAGGCGAACAAAAATATTGCTGAAAAAATATCAAGACTAATCTGTCGCAACGAGTTTTGTTATCTTTCTTACATTAAACCGTAACTTACTCCAGGTTACAGCAAGTCCCTGTGCCCCTATCTATCGTCTGCATAGACCACTGCACAGATAACTGAGAGCCCATTTCTGCGTTACAAGATCGGTTACAAGCTCGATGATCCCGATGATGCATTCCCCATCTTGATGGCCTAACCCCTTCTCAGGAGGCATCCAATGCCTGTAGGGACGGCAAATTTATTGCCCTACAGATAGGAATGGACAAGGCAGGCAAATCGGATGAATGGTTCACATAACTGACGGCGCTAACGATTGGCTCGGATGAGGATGCCGTATACCGCTAAGCGTCGAAGCTCTGGATTGCCACCCCCCTGATTTTCAGCGGATTCATGAGCTTCATAAATACCCAAAAGCATGACGGTCCAGACAAGCACTAGGAAGGTGAACCGTTTGCAGATTGCCAACTGCCTGAGCAGCGAAGACCTAGACATGGTGCGATCGCCTCCAAGGACACGCTAACTTTGCCCAATACTGAATTGATAAGCTAAGGATGATCACGCGCTTAATGAAATTTAGGACAAGTGCCCTTTCCTTTGCTCCACAGGGTTGAGTTGAGCTGTGGGCAAAAATTTCAGTTACACGAAAGGCTTATCTTGGCAAGCACCGCTTTACATATGAAGACATCGTAAAGATTGCCTAAGTTCCCGTCGCTGAATTGGGATTTCTAGTCTGTCCTACTCAAGGTAAGCGGGTTGAGCTACCTAAGGTTTAAACGGGCTCTATATTAAGCATGGAGAGCCTCCCCCAAATCTTGAGCGTGAAAGCCCCATCAGCTCTTGACCTTTTTCAGAAGTGGAGAGGGTTGCTTAGTCAGGATTGCGCTTTAGATAACGAGGTCGTTTCCGGTGACGCGGCTCTGCTTGGGCTACATACCAATTCCGCCACAAACTTGAGGTTCGCAAGGCTAGCCATAATAGCAGCAGAGCAATGAGCCCCCCTTGGTGGGGGGCATCGAAGGCCAACAGCACCAGGCAAACGCACAGCAGGTCGGCGGCAACAACGAGCCAAATCGACGGGGTTCTGAGACGATAAAGCCAACCCACCTGAACCAGATGAATCACAAGCGCTAAGAGCCCGCCTAAAATCCCTAGCAGCGGAGTCAATTCCCCTTCCAGACTGAATGTGCGAGCGATGGTAATGCCCGCGATCGCCCCGACCAGAGGACTTAAGAAAAGCTCAACACTCTGAAACAGCCGCTGGATGATTCGCTCTTTGGAAAACACCAGTTCAGCCAGAGTCCAACTCACTAACGCCCCAACCACAATGGTTGGAGGGAACATGGACAGAATCGGTACCTGAGACCACAGACTTTCCGACATCAACCCAATCATCAACAGCGGTAAGGCTAACCGAAAGCCAGCCGCAGCCGAGATAGACAAGACAGCGAGTAATTCAGTGATAATCACGATCGTTCAGGGTGGCTATGCTGGAAATGTGACGCATTTTCCCCTATGGATGATCTTAGTCACCCGTTCATCAGTCATACTGTCCACTGACAACGGATTCATCGTTTGCACATAACATCCGAAAGAATTGAGCAAGTTACTTCCTAAGTGATCAGCTTGCGGCTAACTGTACAACTCAATCTGCTATGGCGTCTCCCTCGGATAAAACAATTCTTCAGGAACTTAAAACTCAAGCTTGGATCCTAGGGGGTTTGATTGGCCTGCTCTGGGGAATTCAGTTAATAAACGCTGAGCTATTTAACGGCAGGCTTGCCCACTATGGTATTCGTCCCAGACAACTAAACGGGCTACAGGGCATTCTCTGGGCTCCTCTGCTTCATGGCAGCGCCAGTCATCTGTTGGCTAACACGATTCCGCTGTTGACCCTGGGCTGGCTAATCATGCTGCAGGAAACAGAAGACTTCCTCACTGTGACTATTATTACTGCATTTGTCAGCGGGCTGGGAACCTGGTTGGTTGGCGCCTCCACCTCTATCCATATTGGCGCCAGTGGAATAGTCTTTGGATATTTTGGCTACTTGCTGCTGCGAGGCTATTTTGAACGCAGTGCTACCTCAATCGCTTTGTCATTCATGGTGATTATGTTGTACGGAGGGTTGATTTGGGGCGTGCTACCCACTCAACAGGGCATTTCCTGGGAGGGACATTTGTTTGGCTTCATTGGAGGCGGGCTGGCGGCTCGTCTGCTGGCTAAGCGTCGCTCCCCTCGATAAACTCTAGGCACCTGATGTAGCCCCTGTGGTTAGCCCCTATTAAGCCCTCGATAACGTTAGAACCCTAAATTGAAAGCCTCTGATAAATAATTAGCAGCGGCTTCAACCACCGCGATCGCATTGTCGTACATCATGCGAGTCGGGCCCAGGACACTGACGCTACCAATAGGGATTTTTCTTCTGTAATAAGTAGAAGAAACCAAGGCACAGCTTTGCATCGGCTCCAGCGGATTTTCTGAGCCGATCCAAACTCGAACTCCCTGCTCAGCCTCCTCTGTTGAGGTAGATTCAAAAACGAGGGGCCACAACTGTGCCTGTTCTTCTTCCAACAGATGCACAATTGCTTGTACCTGTTGGGTTTCTGAAAACTCCGGTTGACGGAGAACCCCGCCTAAGCCACTCATTACAAATTGGGCCATTCCTGAAGATTGATTGCGTTTTGCTAAAACCTGCATCGCATCCTTCAACGTCTTGCTGTAACGCTGAAACTCTCGATCCAGGGTTTCCCAATCCAGCTCTGAAATCTCCAGAAGTGATCGTCCTATCAAATGAGCACTCAGAAAATTTGACAGGATCTTAAGCTCCCGTTCCAGCGCTTCTAAATGAGGCGTATCTTGACCGTCTGCCGTTGGTAGTTGGATCACCATTGACTGGGTTTCTAAAGAATCCAGAACAGCTGAGAGCAACATTTGCGTTTCATCTAACAGCACGAGTTGCAAATGGCGAATGGTTGCCTCGCTTTTCTGGGGCACCGTAATTAATGTGAGATAACCGCTTAAGGCTGCCAAAATCTGGGTTGCTCCTCGCAGCAGCGCCTCTACGCTCCAGTTATCCCAGTTCAACGACTCAGACAGTTGAGTATCCACTCGTTGAGCCACTTTCGTTGAAGGGTGCATGAGATGATCTACATACAACCGATAGCCAAAATCGGAGGGGATGCGCCCTGCAGACGTATGCGGTTGAAAAAGTAGTCCGGACTTCTCTAAAAAGCCCATCACATGGCGAACAGTTGCCGGACTAAACTTGAGGCCATATTCTTTGGCCAGAACCTTAGAACCCACAGGTTCAGCGGTTGAGACATACTGCCGGACAGTTGCCCAAAGCACATGTTGCTGACGAGCATTGAGTGTAATAGGCGCTTGCATGAAGCTGTCTGGAATGTTTTCTCGTAATAAAATCTTTGGAAATAACCTTAGCAGATCTTTCCCGAGAACCCGCATCGCGAATTTCCCAAGCACCCCCAAGGTCGCGTTACGAGAATGGACCGCAAACGAATTGTTTGATTAAACCTCAGGATCCTTAAGTGACTGAAGACTGATTAAAGAACTCGCTAACTTTAAAGGTGTCAGTATTTTCAAGCTGTTTTAGCATAGAGCGTGTAATTAGCTTGCCCTCTTCTACCAAAACTGCTCCTGTAATCGGATGCAGCAGGTTGGCTTCGGCTCGACGGCCAACCAATGCTTCAATATCTTGCAGGGAGTTAACGTACATCCCAGGGGGGAGTTCTACAACCACCCCTTCCCCCAACACTCTGGCTTGACAGGCTAACCGGGAATTAGTCTTACAAGAAGTAATCACCTCTAGGGTTCGCTGTTCACGCCGATTAACGGGGGTGAGAGATGCCTCACCCTCCTTGACGTAGATATGACAGGTGGCGCACATGCCCCGTCCGCCACATTCTTTTAAGACATCCAGATCTTTATTGAGCAGAACCGACAGCAAGTTGCCATTCGTCTGGACAGAGCTTTCTTGAGCAATGGGTTCTAACCTGACAATTTTGGCCATCTAATCAGTGTGTCCTTTGTACGGTGAATGGCTTGACATGAGGGCTCAGCAAAGGGGCAAAGGTATTCTCCACTCTTTTTTGGGGAAGGGCATACTGGGTAATGCACTCGCAGTTGCCTACCCCTCGTGAGTTTCGATCCGCAAAATTGCCCGTTGTTGATCATTGAGCGCCTGATTTAGAACGATTTCTGGATAATCACGAATGATCTTTGAACATCGCTGGATGAAACTTTGAACCCAGCAGTGTAGAACCTCATGATCGTTAGAACTGATGGACTGAGTGCCTGCGGCTTCAGCGCCAGATGAGTAGCTAAAATGTCCGCTGCGATCAGTTTCAAGACTGGCTAGCGACTCTCCCTCTGGGCGAGTAGACCGCCAAGTGTTGGCTACTACAATCTTGCCCAAATATTGAGCGGTCGCATCAGTCAAGGTATTGAGGGCCGCAATCCCCTGATCCCACCGATAGGTAGCCTCCACCGTTGAATTCGAAGTTGAATTTTGTGTCGCTACCGCAGCCGTATCGTCTCGCGGCGGAACTGCTGAATCTGCTGGGGCCTTAGACCAGTATTGTTGCTTGCTCAGGGTTGAGGATCCTGCTAGCAAGCGAAAGGTTGAAACCGTATTCTGAAGATCTGCTTGGAGTGTCTCCTTAAGCTGCATAACGGCGTCATGATAGGCCGATGCATCCAGGCTTTCATTCGTAACAACTAATAGGATAATGTCGCTATCTAGCTTGTAAATACGAGCGTCTCGTTGTGAAAATCGAAATTCAAATGCCTCAAAGCTCGCTGGTGTAGTACTGATGACCTGCTGAATGCCTTGGGTTAACGCTTCTTTTTGCTGAAAGTTTAGGGATTGATCGATACCGCAAAAGTAAGGACGTGAAAGTCCATCCATGAGGGCTAGACCGACGATACCAGGTAGATTTAGGAAGTTTTGTATGACCTGCTTTTTCATACAATCTTAGTTTTCATGGCAATTGGTTCCAGGAAATCCCATTAAGCGAGTAATCTAGGGAGTGCGGGCGATCTCAAAAATTCTTTGCGGCCAGAGGTTACTCATTGCCAGGAATTTTGACTTCCGCTGTTCATTTTTCTAAATCATGCCTATCAATTCGTTGCTGCATTGTATGTTCCCTTCGATTTTCTGGATAGGGTTTTATGTCTTCTGATCTCCCATTTACCCTGGATCAGTTGCGTATTCTTAAGGCGATCGCAACTGAGGGAAGTTTTAAGCGGGCTGCCGACAGCCTCTATGTTTCTCAGCCAGCGGTTAGCCTCCAGGTACAAAATTTGGAGCGGCAGCTCAATGTGCCGTTGTTCGACCGCGGTGGGCGACGGGCACAGCTCACTGAAGCAGGGCATCTCCTTTTAGCCTATGGTGATCGCATTTTGAGTCTATGCCAAGAGACCTGTCGCGCAATTGAAGACCTTCAAAGCCTGCAAGGGGGAACCTTGATAGTGGGCGCTAGTCAGACCACAGGAACCTATCTCCTACCCCGGATGATTGGCTTATTTCGACAACGGTATCCTGATGTCGCGGTGCAACTCCACGTTCATTCCACCCGTCGCACCTCTTGGAGTGTGGCCAATGGTCAAGTAGATTTAGCCATTATTGGAGGAGAAGTCCCCACAGAATTGCAAGACTCCTTGGAAATTATTCCCTACGCTGAGGATGAACTTGCACTCATCATGCCCGTTTTCCATCCCTTAGCCAGTAATGACATCATCCGTCGCGATGATTTGTATCAGCTCAAGTTTATTGCTCTAGACTCTCAATCTACAATTCGTAAAGTGATTGATCAGGTACTGACACGCTGTGGCATTGAGACTAGCAACCTTAACATTGAGATGGAACTAAACTCTATCGAAGCGATTAAGAATGCGGTGCAAGCAGGGCTCGGGGTTGCCTTTGTATCCATTTCTGCCATTGAGAAAGAGTTACAAATGGGCATGCTACATCGGGCTCGCATTGAAGCGGTAGTGATCAATCGCACCCTGTCTGTCATTTTTAATCCGAATCGTTACCGTTCTAAGGCCGCTGAAGCATTCACAAAAGAAATTTTGCCTCAGTTTACCAATCGCTCTTTAGAATTAACTCAATCCCCACCAGACCAAAACGGTCAGGAAAAGCCGATTGCCCCCCCTTCAGAAGTAAATGGGAAGGCTCCTGTAGAGTGACAGCATGGCCTGTAGAGTGATGACAGATGTTCGCGAGTTTCTCATTTAGTCCGGGAGTCTTTGTCTCACCCAGCGCATATGGAGATTGTTTGTACTCGCCCAAACTGCCCTCGCCCTGAAAATCAGTTCGCGGATTTAGATAACCGTGGCACCCTAACGACTGTGCACCAAAAATACTGCACTGCTTGTGGGATGCCGCTAATTTTGAGTGGTCGCTATTTACCCGAAAAGCTGCTGGGCAAGGGGGGGTTTGGCGCTGCGTTTTTAGCCCGCGATCGCTATACCCCAGCGATGCGTCAATGTGTTGTCAAGCTATTTCAACCTGCTGGAGATTTAAGCCCTGACCAGATGCAGTTGGCCCAGTCTCTGTTTCAGCGCGAAGCCATGGTGCTGGAGGATTTAGGGAATCGACATCCTCAAATTCCAGATCTCTATGCGTTCTTTCCACTAATCGTGTCAGGGCAAAAGTCAGGGACCCAGGAAGAATACTTTTATCTGGTACAAGAGTTCATTGATGGTGAAGATTTAGAACAAACGCTGGCACGACGGGGAGCACTCCCCTCTTCAGAAGTGACTGAGATTCTGGTGTCGATGCTGAAGGTGTTAGATTTTGTTCACACAAACGGCACCATCCATCGAGATATCAAGCCATCCAACATAATGCGCCATCGCAACGGCACCCTCTACCTGCTTGATTTTGGTGCGGTTAAACAAGCGACTAGCGCTCAGGGGTCTTCCAGCAATAAGTCTACAGGTATCTATTCGATCGGGTTTGCCCCACCCGAGCAAATGGCTGGAGGAACCGTCTACCCCTCCACCGATTTATATGCGCTGGCGGTCACCTGCATCACCTTGCTGACCGGCAAAGAGGTGAGTACCCTGTATGATTCCTACACTAATCAGTGGGCCTGGCATCCCCATGCTCAAATGAATCCGGCGATCGCCGCAGTGCTTGACCGCATGCTGCTGCCGACGCCGAATCAGCGATATGCTAATGCCGAAGAAATATTGACGGCATTGCGATTAGCGACGGCGGGTAAAGGCAGCACGGCTATTCCATCATCCACAGCTGCTAGAACATCTCCTGGTCAAACAACTGGTCAAACAACGGCTTCTGGGGCTCCTCTCTCGACTACCGCCCTGCAGTCTCCTCAGCCTGTACCTTCGAACCCTGCTGCTGGGGCCGGAACCGCCGTTTCCAGCGGGGCTCAGATCCCACATCCGAATCCGGCGCAACCTCCCCTCGCCAGGCCCCAGGCTTCCCCGCCTGATCCCGCGATTCCCCTGTGGGAATTCTTAGGGGGGGCTGCGTTTACTGGGGTTCAAGGGGGGCTGTTGGCGATCGCCCTGCTCAGTTTGTTAGGCACAACCTGGTTAGGGAGTGGGACTTGGCTGTTATTAGTCGGAGGGCTGCTGCTGTTGCAGGTTCGCCGCGTGATTGAGCGGTTTGACCTGATCATCATTGCGGGGATTACGCTGGCCGTGATTCTGCTGCTGCCTGCTTTACGGGATATTGTTGCCAGCCCCTCACCCCGGGTTGCGGTGGTTATGCTAGCAATAATGGCAGGGCTAGCTGCTGTTGCAATTGGCACCTTATTTCGACTGATTTATCGGGTACTGTCCACGCTGATGTAGGCTGCCTCACGACTCCGGAGAAAGACCATGAGCAGCAAAAATGAAACCCCTGTATTGATTGCCTCTTTGCTGATTACCGCTGGGCTGTTGGGCGGGGGGTATTGGTGGTTTAGCCGTAACGGCGCGGTTGATTTAAATTCAATTCCAGGGTCAGGAGACCGTTCATCTCCTGCCAATACCCCGTCGTCTCCCGCGACCTCGCGCAATTCAGGGGATAGGTTTACGGATGTTCAAGCGGTGCCTTCAGGGTTGTTTAACTATGGTGGCAGCACCTCATGGGCTCCCATCCGAGGGAGCATCGATCCGGTTATTCAGCAGGCTTTTCCAGGGTTTCAACTCCGCTATATTGATCCGATTGGGTCACCCCCTGGCTCGGGCGCGGGGATAGACATGCTATTGAATAACCAACTGTCTTTATCTCAATCTTCTCGCCCCCTCAACCCAGACGAGCGTCAGCGGGCTGAAGGGCAGGGATATGTCCTGACGGAAATTCCTGTGGCATTGGAAGGCATCGCGATCGCCATCAACCCTGATTTAGCGGTAACCGGCGTTACGCTGGAGCAGCTGCGGAATATCTATTTAGGCACACTGACTAACTGGAACCAGTTAGGGGGGCCGGATTTGCCCATTGTGCCTGTGTCTCGTCCCTTAGCGGGAGGCACCGTGACATTTTTTGTCAACACGGTTTTAGGCGGACTAGCCATGCCAGGAACTGTGTCTATCGCCAATAACACAACAGAGGCCCTACGGTTTGTCAATAGTAACCCCGGGTCAATTTACTATGCTTCTGTGCCAGAAGTTGTGGGGCAATGTACGATCAAGCCCATTGCGGTGGGGCGTCAACCCGATCAGCTCGTGAGTCCCTACATCGAACCCTACGTCCCTCCAGAAGATTGCCCAGCCCAGCGGAACCAGATCAATCGTGAGGCCTTGCGCAGCGGAGACTATCCGCTGACTCGTCGCTTGTTTGTTGTGGTGCGTGAAGATGGCCAGCTAGACCAGCAAGCAGGGGAAGCATACGCCAACTTGCTGCTGACCCAACAAGGCCAAGCTCTGCTGCAAGAGGCGGGGTTTGTCCCTGTTCGATAGGCTCTTTCGATAGGCCCTTGGGTTTAAGGGGGGCTCTGACCGTCGAACTTTTGCCGTAAGCGCCGTCATTCAATCTGAATAGAGGGGTGAAATAGGAGGCTAAGTCCCGCCTGCAGCCAGATTCAGTATTTTCTGTAAGAATTCATAATAACTTTGCGAAGCCCGCAGCAATTCATGGCGTAACCTGCCTATATCGCCGGGTATCCTTTGGTAGCATACGCTTGGCTATGACTTTACGAAGAACTGTAGCACGGACAAGCAAGTGCTATAAACTCACGTCTTGCTAGGGTGGATGTCGGGTAATGAGCTGTTTTAAGCTCGCTCAAGTGTCCGTCTAACAAGGGTGAGTCTTGGGTGTGTGTCCGGTATGTAAGCTGTATTTACGAACTAGAGAGGATGCCTTATGAAAGCCATGATTCTGGCTGCTGGTAAGGGAACACGGGTGCGTCCTATCACCTATACGATTCCAAAACCCATGATTCCTATTATGCAAAAACCCGTGATGGAATTTTTGCTGGAATTGCTAAAGCATCACGGATTTGACCAAGTCATGGTGAATGTGAGTCACTTGGCCAATGAGATTGAGGGCTACTTCCGTGATGGCCAGCGCTTTGGAGTTGAGATTGCTTATTCCTTTGAAGGCCGTATTGTCGATGGTGAACTTGTTGGAGAAGCGCTAGGGTCTGCTGGCGGCATGAAGAAAATCCAGGAGTTTTCGCCATTCTTTGACGATACGTTTGTGGTGATGTGTGGGGACGCACTGATTGATCTGGATTTGACTGAAGCCGTGCGTCAGCATAAAGAGAAAGGGTCGATCGCAACGGTTGTCATGAAGTCTGTGCCCCTCAAGCAGGTGCCGAGTTATGGGGTCGTCGTGACTGACGGCGATGGGCGTATCAAATCTTTCCAAGAGAAGCCTAAGGTTGAGGAAGCCCTCAGCACCAATATCAACACTGGTATATACATTTTTGAGCCTGAGATTTTTAATTTCATTCCACCCAGCGTGGAATTTGATATTGGGGGTGATCTTTTCCCCAGGCTGGTCGCCAATAATGCCCCGTTCTACGGCATCACCATGGATTTTGAATGGGTCGATATCGGCAAAGTCCCTGATTACTGGCAAGCGATTCAGGATGTGATGACGGGCAAGGTGAAGCTTGTTGATATTCCTGGACAAGAGGTCAAGCCTGGAATTTACACCGGCTTGAATGTGAAGGTTAATTGGGACAAAGTCAACATCAAAGGGCCTGTCTACATTGGGGCCAGAGCGCATATTGAAGATGGCGCGACGATTGTTGGCCCGACAATGATTGGGCCTAACTGTTCGATTTGCAGTAACGCGATCGTGGATCGTAGCGTTATCTTCGAATATTCTCGCATTGGCCCGGGGGTTCGACTGGTCGACAAGTTGGTGTTCGGTCGCTATTGCGTGGACAAAACAGGCGCTTCGATTGATATGCAGGCTGCTGCCCTAGACTGGCTAATTACAGATACCCGCCAGGCAGAATTGGCGAAGCCACCAATTGAACATCATGAAATTGCTGAGTTGATGAGCCAGCAGGTGTAAGAGTAGGTCGGCGGTAATGTTTACGCATCCATAAGGCAACAACGGGGAAGGAGTGCCTGAGTCCTTCCCCGTTTCCAGTATTTGCGCAGCCAAGACAAGCTTTTTAACCAGCGTGCCTCATCAGAAGATGAAGATTCTGTTGCATCTCGCTAAGTATGCAGGACATATTCAGATTTCATCGCTACACTACGCCAATACTCTGCAGATTTTGCACAACGGGTGCACCCTCACCAATGAGTCAGCAGGCCCAACTGATTGAGTTTCTGAAGCGGGAATTGGCTGTTCCAGCAGAGGCGATCGCCCTGGGGCTGCGTCATTCAGCTTCGACCCCAAATTTGTTGCCCATTGTGCTCTGGCAGTATGGTTTGGTAACCACACAGCAGCTGAACCAAATTTTCGATTGGCTCGAAGCTAGCGCTAGCTGACCCAGCTTATGGCGTTACTGGGGTTGCTGCAGGCGAATTAATTCTTGCTGAATTCTTTCTGATAGCCCTTCATTTTGTCGATGCGCGTTGGTGATTTCGTTAAAGCGGCGAGAGGTTAGCTGGTTGGCTTCAACGATTTCTTGGGCTTGGTTGCAGTAACCCACCAAAATTTCCTCGACATTGCGGCGAACTGAACGAGGGACTTTAGAAATGTCTCGACTTGAGCAGCTGACATCGATTTCGCTGATGTCCATATTCACAGACAGCAAAATGTCCTTAATTTTGGTGTAAGCTTCAGTGCGATACTCGTCCATTTCAAGAACAGCACGAGCGTACTGCGTGACTTCTTCGGTGGTCACATCAGTTTGGGCGATCGCAGCCCTGGTGGCTAATGGCAGATGTTTGGGCACCAGGGAGGCGGGGAGTCCTACCACACCCAAAACTCCAGCAGCAAGGCTGGCAACGAGCAGACGCCGGGGCATCTTATTAAAACGCTGAGATAACTGTTGTATTGAGGGACTAGCCATAACCTGAGACTCTATGGATAAAAGGAGATTATCGTAACAATGGCCTGTTTTAGCCTTCTATTCTAGTCAGGAGTTATGCATATCGCGAGTCAACAGACGGAGATTTTGTAAAGAGTTGACTAATCTCAATCACTTTTGTTTGAAGCGTTGCGATTTCATTGCGCCCTGTTTTGAGTGCAAATTCAAGCTCTAGTAGATGCGTCATAGTCTGTCTCAAACTAGATAGAGAAGCTGAAGCCACTTCTTTTTGTAAAAAGTAGATGCGCTTTGGGTTCCCAATATCAGCAGCTTTCGCAATGATTTGGGGGTCACGTTCTCCTGATTCGACCATAACCTTTACCCAAAGCCACATTCTAAACTGACCTACCAGCGTAGAGACGATTCGGAGAGCGGGTTCGTTCCGATTTAGCAGGTCTGCTATCAGCCCT contains:
- a CDS encoding DUF4126 domain-containing protein; amino-acid sequence: MTELLAVLSISAAAGFRLALPLLMIGLMSESLWSQVPILSMFPPTIVVGALVSWTLAELVFSKERIIQRLFQSVELFLSPLVGAIAGITIARTFSLEGELTPLLGILGGLLALVIHLVQVGWLYRLRTPSIWLVVAADLLCVCLVLLAFDAPHQGGLIALLLLWLALRTSSLWRNWYVAQAEPRHRKRPRYLKRNPD
- a CDS encoding rhomboid family intramembrane serine protease, coding for MASPSDKTILQELKTQAWILGGLIGLLWGIQLINAELFNGRLAHYGIRPRQLNGLQGILWAPLLHGSASHLLANTIPLLTLGWLIMLQETEDFLTVTIITAFVSGLGTWLVGASTSIHIGASGIVFGYFGYLLLRGYFERSATSIALSFMVIMLYGGLIWGVLPTQQGISWEGHLFGFIGGGLAARLLAKRRSPR
- the hrcA gene encoding heat-inducible transcriptional repressor HrcA translates to MQAPITLNARQQHVLWATVRQYVSTAEPVGSKVLAKEYGLKFSPATVRHVMGFLEKSGLLFQPHTSAGRIPSDFGYRLYVDHLMHPSTKVAQRVDTQLSESLNWDNWSVEALLRGATQILAALSGYLTLITVPQKSEATIRHLQLVLLDETQMLLSAVLDSLETQSMVIQLPTADGQDTPHLEALERELKILSNFLSAHLIGRSLLEISELDWETLDREFQRYSKTLKDAMQVLAKRNQSSGMAQFVMSGLGGVLRQPEFSETQQVQAIVHLLEEEQAQLWPLVFESTSTEEAEQGVRVWIGSENPLEPMQSCALVSSTYYRRKIPIGSVSVLGPTRMMYDNAIAVVEAAANYLSEAFNLGF
- a CDS encoding 2Fe-2S iron-sulfur cluster binding domain-containing protein; translation: MAKIVRLEPIAQESSVQTNGNLLSVLLNKDLDVLKECGGRGMCATCHIYVKEGEASLTPVNRREQRTLEVITSCKTNSRLACQARVLGEGVVVELPPGMYVNSLQDIEALVGRRAEANLLHPITGAVLVEEGKLITRSMLKQLENTDTFKVSEFFNQSSVT
- a CDS encoding LysR family transcriptional regulator, translated to MSSDLPFTLDQLRILKAIATEGSFKRAADSLYVSQPAVSLQVQNLERQLNVPLFDRGGRRAQLTEAGHLLLAYGDRILSLCQETCRAIEDLQSLQGGTLIVGASQTTGTYLLPRMIGLFRQRYPDVAVQLHVHSTRRTSWSVANGQVDLAIIGGEVPTELQDSLEIIPYAEDELALIMPVFHPLASNDIIRRDDLYQLKFIALDSQSTIRKVIDQVLTRCGIETSNLNIEMELNSIEAIKNAVQAGLGVAFVSISAIEKELQMGMLHRARIEAVVINRTLSVIFNPNRYRSKAAEAFTKEILPQFTNRSLELTQSPPDQNGQEKPIAPPSEVNGKAPVE
- a CDS encoding protein kinase translates to MEIVCTRPNCPRPENQFADLDNRGTLTTVHQKYCTACGMPLILSGRYLPEKLLGKGGFGAAFLARDRYTPAMRQCVVKLFQPAGDLSPDQMQLAQSLFQREAMVLEDLGNRHPQIPDLYAFFPLIVSGQKSGTQEEYFYLVQEFIDGEDLEQTLARRGALPSSEVTEILVSMLKVLDFVHTNGTIHRDIKPSNIMRHRNGTLYLLDFGAVKQATSAQGSSSNKSTGIYSIGFAPPEQMAGGTVYPSTDLYALAVTCITLLTGKEVSTLYDSYTNQWAWHPHAQMNPAIAAVLDRMLLPTPNQRYANAEEILTALRLATAGKGSTAIPSSTAARTSPGQTTGQTTASGAPLSTTALQSPQPVPSNPAAGAGTAVSSGAQIPHPNPAQPPLARPQASPPDPAIPLWEFLGGAAFTGVQGGLLAIALLSLLGTTWLGSGTWLLLVGGLLLLQVRRVIERFDLIIIAGITLAVILLLPALRDIVASPSPRVAVVMLAIMAGLAAVAIGTLFRLIYRVLSTLM
- a CDS encoding PstS family phosphate ABC transporter substrate-binding protein; this translates as MSSKNETPVLIASLLITAGLLGGGYWWFSRNGAVDLNSIPGSGDRSSPANTPSSPATSRNSGDRFTDVQAVPSGLFNYGGSTSWAPIRGSIDPVIQQAFPGFQLRYIDPIGSPPGSGAGIDMLLNNQLSLSQSSRPLNPDERQRAEGQGYVLTEIPVALEGIAIAINPDLAVTGVTLEQLRNIYLGTLTNWNQLGGPDLPIVPVSRPLAGGTVTFFVNTVLGGLAMPGTVSIANNTTEALRFVNSNPGSIYYASVPEVVGQCTIKPIAVGRQPDQLVSPYIEPYVPPEDCPAQRNQINREALRSGDYPLTRRLFVVVREDGQLDQQAGEAYANLLLTQQGQALLQEAGFVPVR